A DNA window from Paramormyrops kingsleyae isolate MSU_618 chromosome 10, PKINGS_0.4, whole genome shotgun sequence contains the following coding sequences:
- the yif1a gene encoding protein YIF1A isoform X1, translated as MDVPHHGYRATAKPRARAAPPSGDPLLFEDTSSSGPPMGHQGYYSSGYSMSGVGGGVGNSGMNELFTDPMANAAVMYGSSLATQGKDMVNKEISRFMSVNKLKYFFAVDTKYVMKKLLLLMFPYTHQDWEVRYHRDTPFTPRHDVNAPDLYIPTMAFITYILLAGMALGIQKRFSPEVLGLCASTALVWVIIEVLVMLLGLYLLTVHSDLSTFDLIAYSGYKYVGMIFTVLCGLLFGSDGYFIALAWSSCALMFFIVRSLRMKILSSFPPDSVGTAASAKPRMRLYITVATAAFQPIIIYWLTAHLVR; from the exons ATGGACGTCCCACACCACGGCTATCGAGCAA CAGCAAAGCCTCGGGCTCGAGCGGCGCCCCCTTCTGGCGATCCCTTGTTGTTTGAGGACACCAGCTCCTCAGGTCCACCCATGGGACATCAGGGGTACTACAGCTCCGGGTACAGCATGAGTGGAGTTGGTGGCGGAGTGGGAAACAGTGGGATGAATGAACTGTTTACTGACCCAATGGCCAATGCTGCTGTCATGTATGGCTCGTCACTTGCCACACAGGGGAAGGATATGGTCAACAAGGAg ATCAGTCGGTTTATGTCAGTGAACAAGTTAAAGTACTTCTTCGCCGTTGACACAAAATACGTTATGAAAAAACTGCTCCTTCTCATGTTTCCTTACACACATCAG GACTGGGAGGTGCGCTACCACAGAGACACGCCCTTTACTCCCAGACATGACGTCAATGCTCCTGATCTCTACATACCTA CTATGGCCTTCATCACATACATTTTGCTGGCAGGTATGGCGCTGGGTATCCAGAAAAG GTTTAGCCCTGAAGTCCTCGGCCTTTGTGCCAGCACTGCTCTGGTCTGGGTCATCATCGAGGTCCTGGTTATGTTGTTGGGGCTCTATCTACTCACCGTTCACTCAGACCTGTCAACCTTTGATCTTATTGCCTACAGCGGATACAAATATGTGGG GATGATCTTCACAGTTCTCTGTGGGCTGCTCTTTGGCAGTGATGGCTATTTTATTGCTCTGGCTTGGTCCTCCTGCGCCCTCATGTTTTTCATC GTCCGCTCCCTCCGGATGAAGATTCTTTCCTCTTTCCCTCCTGACTCCGTGGGTACTGCGGCCAGTGCCAAGCCCCGCATGCGTCTTTACATTACTGTAGCCACCGCTGCCTTTCAGCCAATCATCATTTACTGGCTCACTGCCCATCTGGTCAGGTGA
- the yif1a gene encoding protein YIF1A isoform X2, with product MDVPHHGYRATKPRARAAPPSGDPLLFEDTSSSGPPMGHQGYYSSGYSMSGVGGGVGNSGMNELFTDPMANAAVMYGSSLATQGKDMVNKEISRFMSVNKLKYFFAVDTKYVMKKLLLLMFPYTHQDWEVRYHRDTPFTPRHDVNAPDLYIPTMAFITYILLAGMALGIQKRFSPEVLGLCASTALVWVIIEVLVMLLGLYLLTVHSDLSTFDLIAYSGYKYVGMIFTVLCGLLFGSDGYFIALAWSSCALMFFIVRSLRMKILSSFPPDSVGTAASAKPRMRLYITVATAAFQPIIIYWLTAHLVR from the exons ATGGACGTCCCACACCACGGCTATCGAGCAA CAAAGCCTCGGGCTCGAGCGGCGCCCCCTTCTGGCGATCCCTTGTTGTTTGAGGACACCAGCTCCTCAGGTCCACCCATGGGACATCAGGGGTACTACAGCTCCGGGTACAGCATGAGTGGAGTTGGTGGCGGAGTGGGAAACAGTGGGATGAATGAACTGTTTACTGACCCAATGGCCAATGCTGCTGTCATGTATGGCTCGTCACTTGCCACACAGGGGAAGGATATGGTCAACAAGGAg ATCAGTCGGTTTATGTCAGTGAACAAGTTAAAGTACTTCTTCGCCGTTGACACAAAATACGTTATGAAAAAACTGCTCCTTCTCATGTTTCCTTACACACATCAG GACTGGGAGGTGCGCTACCACAGAGACACGCCCTTTACTCCCAGACATGACGTCAATGCTCCTGATCTCTACATACCTA CTATGGCCTTCATCACATACATTTTGCTGGCAGGTATGGCGCTGGGTATCCAGAAAAG GTTTAGCCCTGAAGTCCTCGGCCTTTGTGCCAGCACTGCTCTGGTCTGGGTCATCATCGAGGTCCTGGTTATGTTGTTGGGGCTCTATCTACTCACCGTTCACTCAGACCTGTCAACCTTTGATCTTATTGCCTACAGCGGATACAAATATGTGGG GATGATCTTCACAGTTCTCTGTGGGCTGCTCTTTGGCAGTGATGGCTATTTTATTGCTCTGGCTTGGTCCTCCTGCGCCCTCATGTTTTTCATC GTCCGCTCCCTCCGGATGAAGATTCTTTCCTCTTTCCCTCCTGACTCCGTGGGTACTGCGGCCAGTGCCAAGCCCCGCATGCGTCTTTACATTACTGTAGCCACCGCTGCCTTTCAGCCAATCATCATTTACTGGCTCACTGCCCATCTGGTCAGGTGA
- the LOC111835037 gene encoding uncharacterized protein encodes MDTNSQPLPPSHSLHATLTPCQALPVSPSLQSQPLSPPSSSPLPASLPLSPLTPSNSLPLSPTSYSPSALTADSQLLFASCHRLSPPPLSQGPVAHCPSLPTSAAEDDLTCLSWLHQRGDLLPLQPLPKTIPLPQLTLQDSIPTPHLPLCSSKPPYSFSSLIFMAIEDSPEKRLPVKGIYDWIVNNFPYYRAAPGGWRNSVRHNLSLSKCFHRIRREKGQTVGKGSLWCVSPEYRPALLEVLRKTQHCHSTSSNLNSSPLLLEEGDYGAPVLSDAIQISDSLSQTLLLSSPSPPALPSDTVVHLTADQEELVSMETIELQEVNEDGEKDPLTDSGYIEFHYYQYHQYQYLVLPGETELDLETVEILQLDAEAQEAAGSLLDLAGGGH; translated from the exons ATGGACACCAACTCTCAACCACTGCCACCATCTCATTCTCTTCACGCCACTCTCACTCCTTGTCAGGCTCTCCCTGTGTCCCCCTCCCTCCAGTCCCAGCCACTGTCCCCGCCATCGTCCTCTCCTCTCCCTGCCTCATTGCCTCTTTCTCCTTTGACACCCTCTAATTCACTCCCTCTATCACCTACATCTTATTCTCCCTCAGCCCTGACCGCTGACTCCCAGTTGCTCTTTGCTTCTTGTCATCGCCTGTCTCCTCCCCCACTTTCCCAAGGACCTGTCGCGCACTGCCCAAGCCTGCCTACCTCCGCTGCCGAGGATGACCTGACCTGCCTCAGCTGGCTGCACCAAAGGGGCGACTTACTCCCCCTGCAGCCCCTACCTAAAACCATTCCACTGCCCCAGCTAACACTCCAAGACTCCATACCAACCCCTCATCTGCCCCTTTGCTCTTCCAAGCCCCCTTACTCCTTCAGCAGTCTGATTTTCATGGCCATCGAGGACTCCCCAGAAAAGAGGCTACCTGTGAAGGGGATCTATGACTGGATTGTGAACAACTTCCCCTACTACAGGGCAGCCCCTGGCGGCTGGAGAAACTCGGTGCGACACAATCTGTCACTGAGTAAATGTTTTCACCGGATTCGCAGAGAGAAAGGCcag ACAGTGGGCAAAGGATCCTTGTGGTGTGTGTCTCCAGAGTACAGACCTGCCCTTTTAGAGGTGCTTAGGAAAACTCAGCACTGCCACAGCACCAGTAGCAACCTGAACAGCAGCCCTCTTCT GCTTGAGGAAGGAGATTATGGGGCACCAGTGTTAAGTGATGCTATACAGATCTCAG ATTCACTGTCCCAAACGCTTCTCCTTTCTTCACCCTCCCCACCTGCCCTGCCCTCTGATACGGTTGTCCATTTGACTGCTGACCAAGAAGAGCTGGTTTCTATGGAGACCATAGAACTCCAGGAAGTGAATGAGGATGGAGAGAAAGACCCATTAACAGATAGTGGCTACATTGAGTTTCACTACTACCAGTATCATCAGTACCAGTACCTAGTGCTTCCAGGGGAGACTGAATTAGACCTGGAGACGGTAGAGATTCTGCAGCTGGATGCTGAAGCCCAGGAGGCGGCTGGGTCTTTGCTTGACTTGGCAGGAGGTGGACATTAA